CCCTTGCAGTTGCCGGGCCTGCGAGGTTTCCCTTTCTTTGCCGGCGCGCTCACCAACTTCGCGACCGGCTGCTGGTTCTCGGTGATAACGACTTCTTCCCCAGGTGCCAACTGATGAATCAAGTCCATCAGTGTGGCCTGGGCTTCTGCGACCGTTATGGTGGCGGACATTGCTTCGTTTCCATCTCGTTGCACGGTGAATGGGCGATGAGGGACGCGAACCCCCAACGTTTTCCCCAAAGAATAGCATACCTTCGACCTGCATTTTCCGAAACATCGGGAGTGCTGGGAGTGCTGTTGTCTCTCATCCGCGCACCTTTTGAAAATGGCCCCTGACTACGCGTCGCCACCGCGTCATTATCCCACCAGGCCAGGGCCATCGCGATCACTGGCCAGCGATGCGCGACGACGACGTGACGGCGGCGAAGCCGGCCAGCGATGCGATGCGCGAAGAGACTACCGAAGCGGCCAACCCTGCTGCTGGGCGAAGCTGCGAATGTTCATTACTGAATGTCCACGAATAGCCGCAGGAGCGGCGCCGCCTTCGGCGCCAAAGTAACGCATCGGTCGTGCCAGCGGTCCTCCCTGAGAAGCACGTCGTCCACTTCCCCAGAGGTTTTCACCTCGAATACCAAATGGACATCGTTCTCGATTCCGGCATCTTCTTCCAGCACGACGCGAAAACTGTCGCCGAATATCTCCCGGGTGCCGCTGAGCATGGTTTCCAACTCCGCTTCGATGCCCTTGGCGGAAGCAAAGGAACGGACGTCGCAATGCGGCGCTGAAAGAAACAGCGGCGCGTCGATATTCACCGGTTGATGGTAGGTAGACATGGCAGACGCAATCCACGTTTGGGGCGGCAGGTCGCAGGGCAAACCAAACAGCATCGTACTATCGGTCGCCCGGTCCGGCTAGGGGATGGGCATTTGCTTCGCCCGGCGCCATGGGGCATTCTTTCTGGGTAAGTGCGCTGCTATGCTTACGGTTGACTTCGAGTATCACGTTGAGATCAACGAGGGCTTTGCCGATGGACCACACCACTTTCCGACCTCTTGCCTGGCCTGGCCTGATGGTCTGGGCCATGTGCCTCGGCCTGCCCGCGGCCCTTTTGGCGCAGCCCCCATCACAGCGCCAATACCAAAACCGTCTGACTCGCATCGAGCGCCCCTCGCCGTTGTTGGCAGATTATCCGCAATTCGTTCAGCCGGTCGAAGAGCTCACGCGCTACGAAGCACCGTGGCTGGTCGACGACGAAAACGCCGATCTGGAAGTTCGGGCATGGCGGTTCTCGTACAACGCCCGCGGCATCGTCGAAATGCCGAACCGTCTGCGGGCCGCCGAGACGGCCGTCATCATGGTCCATCCCTGGGGCATCGACGACGGCCAGGGCTGGAACACGCCCGAACCGGCCGGCGTGGCCGATTTTTGCACGCCCGAAAAGAACCACCTGGCGGCACGGCATACGCGCGAGGTGATCGACCCGTTTCTCAAGCGGATGCGCGGGAAGGTGGCGGCGGTGATGTACAGCTTGCCCGGCACTGAGGATCCGATTCGCCGCAAGCTATATCGCTCGTTCGCGCACCGCCCCACGGCCGCCGACCGCCTGGCCGGCGCGCGGGAGCTTGACGCGAAGCTGAAAAGCTTCGTCTACCAAGGTCAGCCGCTGCCGGAGAAAATCGAGCTCTCGGGCGACAAGCCGGTGATCGATTATTTTCGACAGTTCCCCGGCCTCGACGCCGGGGCGAAATACGATAACGACGGTTTCTGGCAGCTTCCTATTCCGGTGACGCGCGACATCCACGTCGATGCCGACGACGTGGTGATCTACGACGCCGATGGTTACAAACCGCTGAAGGAATTCTTAGAGCGGCTGGGCGTGCGGCACGTGCTGCTGACGGGCTACGCCACCGATATGTGCTTTTGCCGCACCACGGCGGGCTACGAAAACCTGGCCAAAGACTTCAACGTGTTTCTGGTGGGCGACGCGACGCTGGCCACCTTTCCGGCCAACTCCAGCCCGAAGTACGCGACCAACGCGCACATTTCGTTTGCCGCGCTCGACCACCTGATCACGCAGGTCTCTTGGGTATGGTTGACCGGCGCCGATGGCGAAAAGGCGGCGCCATGAGCGATCCCCTGATGGGTTTTGACAAACATCGGTTGTCGCGGCGAGCGTGGATGGCCACGGCCGGTGCATTGGCGGCCGGCCGTGGGGGGATTTCGCTGGCCGGCTCTCGTCCGCCCGGCAAGGCCCGCATCGCCATCACGCTCGACCTGGAGATGAGCCGCGAATACCCGCGCCGCGGCATGACCGAGTGGGACTATGAAAAAGGGAACCTCGACGACGCCACCAAGCAATACGCGGTCGAGGCCGCCAGGCTCGTGAAGCAGGCGGGCGGACGCATGCACTTTTTCTGCGTCGGCCGCGTGTTGGAGCAGCCCAACATCGACTGGCTGAAGCAGATCGCGGCCGATCACGCCGTCGGCAATCACACCTACGACCACGTCTACGTGTTGGCGACGCGGCCGGAGGAAACCCAGTTTCGCTTTCGCCGCGCTCCGTGGCTGATCCGCGGCAAATCGGTGGCGGAGGTGATCGAAGAGAACATCCGGCTGACCACGATCGCCCTGCGCGAGCGGGCCGGCATCGCCGAGGCCGGCTTTCGCACGCCGGGCGGCTTTGCCCAAGGACTCAGCGGCCGCGAGGACGTGCAGCAACTCTTGCTGCGGCTGGGCTATACCTGGGTCAGCAGCAAATATCCATCGCACCTGGCGGCCCGCGAGGGCGGGTCGCCGCCGGCGACCGTGTTCGATTCGATCGTGGCGGCGCAGCGCGAGGCGCAGCCGTTTGTTTATCCCAGCGGCATGATCGAGCTGCCGATGAGCCCCATCAGCGACGTGAACGCCTTCCGCAGCAACCGTTGGAAGCTCGCCGATTTTCTCAAGGCCATCCGCCTGGGCGTGACTTGGGCCATCGACAACCGTCAGGTGTTCGATTTCCTGGCCCATCCATCGTGCCTGGTCGTGGAAGACCCGAAGTTCGAGGCCATCCGCCTGATCTGCGATCTTGTGCATGCGGCCGGCAACCGGGCCGAGCTGACGGACCTGATCGCCATCGCGGGGGCGGTTTGATCAACGGACGTCCTTCCTCAGTGCCCGGCCGGGCGTGACGCCGGTGTGCCGGCCACGTTCTAACACGACCTGCCCGTTGACGACGACGTACTCGATGCCCTCGTTGTATTGGAACGGCTCGGTGTACGTCGAGCGGTCGATCACGCGGTCGGCATCGAAGAGCGTGATGTCGGCGAAGTTGCCGGCCGCCAGCAGGCCGCGGCCGCGCAGCCCGACCTTGGCCGCGTTCAGCGAGGTCATCTTGCGCACGGCGTCTTCCAGCCGCAGCAAGTTCCGCTCGCGAACGTAGATGCCCAGCACGCGCGGAAACGTGCCGAAGTTGCGCGGGTGCGGATTGCCGCGACGCAGCGGCCCTGCGATCGCATAGGCCGAGCCGTCGGAGCCGATCGAGCACCAGGGCTGAGCCAGCGCCACGTCCATGTCTTCCTCGGTGTGGTGCGCATAGACGGTGCCCACCGAGCCGCCTTGCTCGATCAGAATATCAAACAACTCGTCGAGCGGATCGGCCGCCGGCCGCTTCGCCGCCCGTAGCGACAGCACGCGGTCCATCGTCAGCCCCTTGTAGGCGTTGTCGGCGCTGATCAGCATGCGGCCCCAGTCGCCGCCCACCGCGGTGAAATGGTTGTACCAGCCGGGCAGGCCATCGCGAATCTCCCGCTTCATCCGCCGGCGAGCGCCCGCGTCGTTGAGCCGCGCCAGCAACTGCTCCTTGCCGCCCTCGTGCGCCCAAGGCGGAATGATGCTCGCCAGATCGTTGTTGCCCCGCGTGTAGGGATAGACGTTGGCCTGCACGTTGATGCCCCGGCGTCGGGCACCGTCGATGAGCGCCGCGATCTCGCTCATGCGGCCCCACAGCTTCTGGTCGGCGATCTTCAGGTGGATCACATCGACCGGGATTTTCGCCCGATCGCCGATCTCGATGGCTTCCTTGACCGACTCGAAGACGCCGCTCCCCTCGTTGCGGATGTGCGTCGAATAGATGCCGCCGTGCCGCGCCGCCACCTTGCACAGCGCCACGACGTCGTCGGTGGTGGCCAGCGAGCCGGGCGGCATCATCAACTGGCTCGACAGGCCCAGCGCGCCGTCGTTCATCGCTTGCTCGACTAGCCGCTCCATTTCAGCAAGCTGTTCGGGCATGGGCCGCGCAAACGACGTGCCCATCACGCACTGCCAGATGTTTCCCAAGCCGACGTACGACGCCACGTTCAGCGACACGCCGGCCCCCTCGAGCAAATCGAAGTATTCGGCCAGCGTCGACCAATGGCGGGGCGTGCCGCGCACGTCGGCCGGGGGCGAAGGGAGTTGTCCGGTGTACGGCCCGGCCGAGCTGCCTTCGCCCAGGATTTCGGTGGTCACGCCCTGGCGAATCTTGCTTTGCGCATGGCCGTCTTCGAGCAGCAAGAAATCGGAGTGCGAGTGGATATCGATAAAGCCCGGACTGACGACCAGGCCACATGCGTCGATCGTTCGCCGTGCCGTCGCGTCCGGCACTCGACCGACGGCCGCGATGCGATCTCCGCGGACGGCGACGTCGCCATAGAACCAAGGGTTGCCCGTGCCGTCGACGATGCGGCCATTGCGGATGAGCAGGTCGTAGGCGGGCTCGTCGGCCGAGAGTCTAGTGCTGGTGACCGCGGACGCAAAGACCGCAACAAGTGCGAACGCTGTTGTCCACATCCAGCCTGCACTGCGTCGCTTGTTCATCACGGCGGCCTTAGGTTGCCAATCCCGTGAAATCGGCGATCTCCGCGGCGATCTCACGGGCCAAGGGGTGCGATCGAGTTACATGACCGACAACGAGCCGGTGTGCCGGCTCGCCGTCGAGAACGATGTCATACCATGCGTCGCGGGTAGGATAACGCTCTTGGCGCGGGCAAACAAGCACGCGCTGAAACGCCGACAGTTTCTCTTGCCGCCGTCGTATTCCGAGCCAGCCGCTGCGGCAATCTGGCGCTCGCGAAGGGGGGGCCAGGTCGAGGAGGAGCTATGCCTGATGCCAGGCTTCGGCAACTGATTGACGATTTCAAGGCCGGCGACGAACACGTCCGTGGTCAGGCGCTCAACGAACTCGCCGGCTTCGCTCGCGAATCGCGGCTTGCTATCCGGACGCTCTTCGGCGCGCTGCGCGACCCGTCCGGGTGGGTCCGAGCCGCGGCGGCAGCACGTAGTGCTCCGCGACGCGACGCCAAAACTCCTTGAGTCTCCCGCACCTGCCCGTTCCTGGAACCTTGCCGCGCCCGAGCGCATAATCATGGCTATGCCCCGTTCCACACCCTGCGCTCAAGCTCGCCGCCCGATCAAGGCCCGTCGCTGGCTCAAGCCGACGCTGTCGATCGCGCAGAGCGAAATGGAACGGACTCTGAGCATCGTCGGCGGAGCGGCACTGGTGCTGTTCGGTCTCGACCGCTTGCCGAAAACGAGCCTGCTGCTGATGGCGGGCCGACTTTACGCCATCGATCGCGGCGTCATCGGCCACTGCCAAGTCTACGAACAGTTGGGCATCGACCACGGCGGCCACCTGCACTAAACTCGACGGGCATGGCCGCCAACCTCACACCGCAGTACCTCAAGGCCGAAGAAGAATATCGCCGCGCAGCCACGGCCGAAGACGAGTTGAAGTGGCTGGAGGTCATGCTGCGCGAAATGCCGAAGCACAAGGCTTCGGAAAAGCTGCAATCCGAGCTGAAGCAAAAGATCAGCCGGGCCAAAAAAGACGCCGAGGCCGAACGCAAGAGCGGCAAAAAGGGGCACGGCGTCCGAATTCCGCGGCAAGGAGCGGGCACCGCCGTGCTGTTGGGCGGCCCCAACGCGGGCAAAAGCCAACTGCTGGCCCGCCTGACGCGCGCCACGCCCGAAATCGCTCCCTATCCCTTCACCACCCGCGCCCCGCAGCCCGGCATGATGCCCTGGGAAGACGTGATGGTGCAGCTCATCGACATGCCGCCCATCACCAGGGATTTCATGGAGCCGTATGTGCAGGGCATCGTTCGGGCGGCAGACGTGGTGGTGTTGCTGGTCGATTTGGGCAGCGACGACGGCATCGAACAACTTCAGGAATTGCTCGACCGCATGGCCGCCACCAAGACGCGGTTGGCCCGCGGCTCGTCGCTCGACGAAGAAGACGTCGGCATTTCGTTTACTCAGACGCTGCTGGCGCCCAACAAGATCGACTTGCCCGAAGCGGCCGATCGGCTCAATCTGCTGCACGAGCTTTGTCCGCTCGACTTCGAGGAGCAGCCGATTTCCGCCTTGCACGGCACGGGGCTGGAGGCATTGCGCGACGCCGTCTATCGCGCGCTCGACGTGGTGCGGGTCTACACCAAGCTGCCCACGGCCAAAACGGCCGACTACGACAAGCCGTTCACGTTGCGCCGCGGCAGCGCGCTCGTCGACGTGGCGGCGCTGGTACACAAGGACCTCGCCGCGCAACTCAAGTTCGCCCGTGTCTGGGGCACGGCGGTCCACGACGCCTCGGTGGCGAAAGCCGACTATGTGTTGCACGACAAGGATGTGGTGGAATTGCATACGTAGAACCCTGAACCCTGAACCCTGAACCCTGAACCCTCACTTGTTCTCCCTCGACCTCGACTACCTGCCGAAACTCCCGAAACAAAAACGGGTTCCGATCGGCTGCATCGGCGCGGGCTTCATCATGGCCGACTGCCAGCTTGTCGCCTATCGGCAAGCGGGTTTCAATCCGGTGGCCATCACGTCGCGCACGCGCGTGCGTGCCCGCTCGGTCGCCGAGAGGCACGGCATCGCCAAGGTCTACGAGACCTACCGCGATCTGCTGGCCGACGAGCAGGTGGAAGTCATTGATATTGCCGTTCCGCCCGACGCCCAGTTCGCCGTCATCCAGGAAGCCGTGAAACACAAGCGGCACATTCGCGGCATTCTGGCCCAGAAGCCGCTGGGCATGAACTACGACGAGGCGAAGCAAATCGTGGCCCTTTGCCGCCGCGCGGGGACCGCGCTGGCCGTGAACCAGAACATGCGCTACGACCAATCGGTGCGGGCGTGCAAGTGCCTGCTCGATCGCGGCGGTCTCGGCCAGCCGGTGCTGGCGACCATCGACATGCGGGCCATTCCGCACTGGATGCCGTGGCAAGAACGTCTCGGCTGGGTGACGTTGCGGATCATGAGCATTCACCATCTCGACACGTTCCGCTATTGGTTCGGCGACCCGTTGCGGGTGTTCGCCAGCGTGCGGCCCGACCCGCGCACCGAGCGCAAGTTCAAGCACACCGACGGCATCTGCCTCTACATTTTGGAGTATGCCGACGGCCTGCGGGCCGCGAGCACCGACGATGTGTGGACCGGGCCGGCGCTGGAGGGGGCCGAGAGCGACATCTCGATTCGCTGGCGCGTGGAAGGGACGGCCGGCATGGCCCGCGGCACGATCGGCTGGCCCGACTACCCGCGCCGCACCGCGAGCACGCTCGATTTCACCACGCTCTCGCAGCCCGGTTATTGGTTTCAGCCCCGCTGGAAGGAGGTCTGGTTTCCCGACGCCTTCGTCGGCCCGATGGCCCAGTTGCTGTGCGCTTTGGAAGAGCACCGCGAGCCGGAAATCAGCGGCCGCGACAATCTGAAAACCATGGCGTTGGTCGAAGCCTGCTATCGTTCGGCGGCGGAGCACCGTGCCGTGGCTCTGAGCGAGATCACTGGCCGGAGGGGTAATGCCCTCGTTAGGTAAGGTGGGGCCAGCGAGCTTGCGAGCGTCGGCCCACCATACGTGACCCTCGGGATGA
The sequence above is drawn from the Pirellulales bacterium genome and encodes:
- a CDS encoding D-aminoacylase; the protein is MNKRRSAGWMWTTAFALVAVFASAVTSTRLSADEPAYDLLIRNGRIVDGTGNPWFYGDVAVRGDRIAAVGRVPDATARRTIDACGLVVSPGFIDIHSHSDFLLLEDGHAQSKIRQGVTTEILGEGSSAGPYTGQLPSPPADVRGTPRHWSTLAEYFDLLEGAGVSLNVASYVGLGNIWQCVMGTSFARPMPEQLAEMERLVEQAMNDGALGLSSQLMMPPGSLATTDDVVALCKVAARHGGIYSTHIRNEGSGVFESVKEAIEIGDRAKIPVDVIHLKIADQKLWGRMSEIAALIDGARRRGINVQANVYPYTRGNNDLASIIPPWAHEGGKEQLLARLNDAGARRRMKREIRDGLPGWYNHFTAVGGDWGRMLISADNAYKGLTMDRVLSLRAAKRPAADPLDELFDILIEQGGSVGTVYAHHTEEDMDVALAQPWCSIGSDGSAYAIAGPLRRGNPHPRNFGTFPRVLGIYVRERNLLRLEDAVRKMTSLNAAKVGLRGRGLLAAGNFADITLFDADRVIDRSTYTEPFQYNEGIEYVVVNGQVVLERGRHTGVTPGRALRKDVR
- a CDS encoding Gfo/Idh/MocA family oxidoreductase → MFSLDLDYLPKLPKQKRVPIGCIGAGFIMADCQLVAYRQAGFNPVAITSRTRVRARSVAERHGIAKVYETYRDLLADEQVEVIDIAVPPDAQFAVIQEAVKHKRHIRGILAQKPLGMNYDEAKQIVALCRRAGTALAVNQNMRYDQSVRACKCLLDRGGLGQPVLATIDMRAIPHWMPWQERLGWVTLRIMSIHHLDTFRYWFGDPLRVFASVRPDPRTERKFKHTDGICLYILEYADGLRAASTDDVWTGPALEGAESDISIRWRVEGTAGMARGTIGWPDYPRRTASTLDFTTLSQPGYWFQPRWKEVWFPDAFVGPMAQLLCALEEHREPEISGRDNLKTMALVEACYRSAAEHRAVALSEITGRRGNALVR
- a CDS encoding polysaccharide deacetylase family protein is translated as MSDPLMGFDKHRLSRRAWMATAGALAAGRGGISLAGSRPPGKARIAITLDLEMSREYPRRGMTEWDYEKGNLDDATKQYAVEAARLVKQAGGRMHFFCVGRVLEQPNIDWLKQIAADHAVGNHTYDHVYVLATRPEETQFRFRRAPWLIRGKSVAEVIEENIRLTTIALRERAGIAEAGFRTPGGFAQGLSGREDVQQLLLRLGYTWVSSKYPSHLAAREGGSPPATVFDSIVAAQREAQPFVYPSGMIELPMSPISDVNAFRSNRWKLADFLKAIRLGVTWAIDNRQVFDFLAHPSCLVVEDPKFEAIRLICDLVHAAGNRAELTDLIAIAGAV
- a CDS encoding GTPase; this translates as MAANLTPQYLKAEEEYRRAATAEDELKWLEVMLREMPKHKASEKLQSELKQKISRAKKDAEAERKSGKKGHGVRIPRQGAGTAVLLGGPNAGKSQLLARLTRATPEIAPYPFTTRAPQPGMMPWEDVMVQLIDMPPITRDFMEPYVQGIVRAADVVVLLVDLGSDDGIEQLQELLDRMAATKTRLARGSSLDEEDVGISFTQTLLAPNKIDLPEAADRLNLLHELCPLDFEEQPISALHGTGLEALRDAVYRALDVVRVYTKLPTAKTADYDKPFTLRRGSALVDVAALVHKDLAAQLKFARVWGTAVHDASVAKADYVLHDKDVVELHT
- a CDS encoding isochorismatase family protein, translated to MDHTTFRPLAWPGLMVWAMCLGLPAALLAQPPSQRQYQNRLTRIERPSPLLADYPQFVQPVEELTRYEAPWLVDDENADLEVRAWRFSYNARGIVEMPNRLRAAETAVIMVHPWGIDDGQGWNTPEPAGVADFCTPEKNHLAARHTREVIDPFLKRMRGKVAAVMYSLPGTEDPIRRKLYRSFAHRPTAADRLAGARELDAKLKSFVYQGQPLPEKIELSGDKPVIDYFRQFPGLDAGAKYDNDGFWQLPIPVTRDIHVDADDVVIYDADGYKPLKEFLERLGVRHVLLTGYATDMCFCRTTAGYENLAKDFNVFLVGDATLATFPANSSPKYATNAHISFAALDHLITQVSWVWLTGADGEKAAP